One genomic window of Gimesia chilikensis includes the following:
- a CDS encoding calcineurin-like phosphoesterase C-terminal domain-containing protein, whose product MRRFTLTTVLLAGIFLLTQQGLSRAESSGKTATGYVFHDANQNRKFDAGEKTLPGVAVSNGLKVVRTDENGKYELPVTDDTILFVIKPRNWRTPLSKNLTPEFYYIHKPNGSPKSHFAGVAPTGPLPESVDFPLYPQKEPNQFRALFFGDPQPRDQKEIDYIAHDVIEDLVGTDASFGVTLGDILFDDLSLFESQARGIALLGIPWYNVIGNHDINYDAPNDRLSDETFERAFGPSYYSFDYGTVHFIVLDDIEWIVTDETKKNKKKKGKYQGGLGKEQIEFVKNDLQQIPEDQLVVLMMHIPLVGVEDRQDLYRLIEKRPFCMSISGHTHHHEHRFITKEDGWRGAKPHHHIINVTVSGSWWSGAPDERGIPHTMMADGAPNGYSIITFDGKEYNLDFRAAGRAAKYQMNIIAPEAVTVDQVAETNVMVNVFNGSEKSKVEMQIGESGSWAPMERIVAIDPSFKKLSETENGVEGKSYRNLPKAKNSTHLWQAKLPDGLKSGTHLLRIRTVEMDGDEHVAGRVIRITPAKPSEKTASTEK is encoded by the coding sequence ATGCGTCGCTTCACACTGACTACCGTGCTGCTGGCAGGAATCTTCCTGCTGACCCAGCAGGGGCTGAGCCGGGCGGAATCGTCAGGTAAAACTGCCACCGGATACGTATTTCATGATGCCAACCAGAACCGGAAGTTCGATGCCGGCGAGAAAACGCTGCCAGGCGTTGCGGTTTCGAATGGACTCAAAGTCGTTCGCACAGATGAAAACGGAAAGTATGAACTGCCCGTTACCGATGACACCATTCTGTTCGTCATCAAACCCCGCAACTGGCGGACTCCGCTGAGCAAGAATCTCACACCCGAGTTCTATTACATTCATAAGCCCAACGGCTCACCCAAGTCACACTTCGCCGGCGTCGCCCCCACCGGACCGCTACCGGAATCGGTCGACTTCCCCCTCTACCCGCAAAAAGAGCCCAATCAGTTCCGGGCCCTCTTTTTCGGTGATCCACAGCCCCGCGATCAGAAAGAGATCGACTACATCGCCCATGATGTAATCGAAGACCTCGTCGGCACCGATGCTTCGTTCGGCGTCACGCTGGGCGACATTCTGTTTGACGATCTGTCGCTGTTCGAATCGCAGGCACGGGGCATCGCTCTCCTGGGGATTCCCTGGTACAACGTTATCGGCAACCACGACATCAACTACGATGCCCCCAACGATAGGTTGAGCGATGAAACATTCGAGCGGGCCTTCGGTCCCTCTTATTACTCCTTCGATTACGGCACCGTGCATTTCATCGTGCTGGACGACATCGAATGGATCGTCACCGATGAAACCAAAAAGAATAAAAAGAAGAAGGGCAAATACCAGGGTGGTCTCGGCAAAGAGCAGATCGAATTCGTCAAGAACGATCTGCAGCAGATTCCCGAAGATCAGCTGGTTGTCCTGATGATGCACATCCCGCTGGTCGGCGTCGAAGATCGCCAGGACCTGTATCGCCTGATCGAAAAACGTCCCTTCTGTATGTCCATTTCCGGTCATACCCATCATCACGAACACCGCTTCATCACTAAAGAAGATGGCTGGCGGGGCGCCAAGCCGCACCATCACATCATCAACGTAACCGTCAGCGGCAGCTGGTGGTCCGGTGCTCCGGATGAACGGGGTATTCCGCATACGATGATGGCCGACGGTGCTCCCAACGGTTATTCCATCATTACCTTTGACGGCAAAGAATATAACCTGGACTTTCGAGCCGCCGGTCGTGCTGCGAAATACCAGATGAATATCATCGCCCCTGAAGCGGTCACCGTCGATCAGGTCGCGGAAACCAACGTGATGGTCAACGTGTTTAACGGTTCGGAAAAATCGAAGGTGGAAATGCAGATTGGTGAGTCCGGCAGCTGGGCTCCCATGGAGCGGATTGTCGCCATCGATCCCAGCTTCAAGAAGCTGTCCGAAACGGAGAACGGCGTCGAAGGAAAATCTTATCGCAATCTCCCCAAGGCCAAGAACTCAACACATCTCTGGCAGGCCAAGCTGCCCGACGGTCTGAAGTCGGGCACGCAT
- a CDS encoding DUF1559 domain-containing protein codes for MLRLISSDSVTGKNRRGFTLIELLVVIAIIAILIALLLPAVQQAREAARRSQCKNNLKQLGLALQNYHDTHGVFPPGGVIGLCGGTPPTNLTGLQECTDQHSLGGNWLVYILPQMEQSSLWDNAAPVLNGRDPLDYMNNIFGHYAPAAYRCPSHPWDRRSNVAFRSLEHMSRGNYAANYGNGNLTDSYTNTHGGIFTINSSISIRDIKDGTSNTLLTGELNYLNDNTSDARGAWVYSGMGGSAFSAGRNPNSTTADILPKCSNTAELPCTEANDGTQIAAARSQHEGGVQVGLADGSCRFISENISQTIYQALGTRANREVIDNF; via the coding sequence ATGTTACGTCTGATTTCGTCCGATTCCGTTACCGGAAAAAACCGTCGCGGTTTTACTCTGATCGAACTGCTCGTGGTGATCGCGATCATCGCGATTCTGATCGCGCTGCTGTTGCCCGCAGTGCAGCAGGCCCGCGAAGCTGCCCGCCGCAGTCAATGTAAAAACAATCTTAAACAGCTGGGCCTGGCCCTGCAGAACTACCACGACACACATGGTGTCTTCCCTCCTGGTGGTGTCATCGGTCTGTGTGGCGGTACTCCCCCCACGAACCTGACCGGTCTCCAGGAATGTACCGATCAGCACAGCCTGGGTGGTAACTGGCTGGTTTACATCCTGCCACAAATGGAACAGAGCTCGCTCTGGGATAATGCCGCCCCCGTGTTGAACGGTCGCGATCCCCTGGATTACATGAATAATATTTTCGGCCATTATGCTCCCGCGGCTTACCGTTGCCCCAGTCATCCCTGGGATCGTCGCAGCAATGTCGCGTTCCGTTCGCTGGAGCACATGTCCCGCGGTAACTACGCTGCTAACTACGGAAACGGCAATCTGACCGATTCCTACACCAATACTCATGGCGGCATCTTTACGATCAACTCTTCGATCAGCATCCGGGACATCAAAGATGGTACCAGTAACACCCTGCTGACCGGGGAACTGAACTATCTTAATGATAATACCTCCGATGCCCGTGGTGCCTGGGTTTATTCCGGCATGGGGGGCTCCGCCTTCAGTGCCGGTCGCAATCCGAACAGCACCACCGCAGACATTCTGCCCAAGTGTTCTAACACGGCCGAATTGCCCTGTACCGAAGCAAACGACGGAACGCAGATTGCCGCTGCCCGCAGCCAGCATGAAGGGGGCGTTCAGGTCGGACTGGCCGATGGTTCCTGTCGCTTCATTTCTGAAAATATCAGTCAGACCATCTACCAGGCCCTGGGCACCCGCGCCAACCGGGAAGTGATTGATAACTTCTAA
- a CDS encoding DUF1559 domain-containing protein, which yields MLLRFLRPAGARTAVAVHRRGFTLIELLVVIAIIAILIALLLPAVQQAREAARRSQCKNNLKQLGIALQNYHDTHGVFPPGGVIGTCAGTPPTNISGSQECSGLSLGGNWLLYILPQMEQSSLWEKAAPILSGDKNPLDAMNNVFGHYAPAAYRCPSHPWDRRSNVSFRALEHMSRGNYAANYGSGNLTESYTNTHAGVFTINSAVGIRDIKDGTSNTLLTGEVMYLNDNTSDARGAWVYSGMGGSAFSTGRNPNSTTADILASCSTTTELPCTAGNDGTQIAASRSHHTGGVQVGLADGSCRFISENISQAIYQALGTRANREVIDNF from the coding sequence ATGCTTCTTCGCTTTTTGCGCCCTGCCGGCGCGCGTACTGCCGTTGCAGTACATCGTCGTGGTTTTACTTTGATCGAGTTGCTGGTGGTAATCGCGATTATCGCCATTCTGATTGCGTTACTGTTACCCGCTGTGCAGCAGGCCCGTGAAGCCGCACGTCGCAGCCAGTGCAAAAACAATCTCAAGCAGTTGGGGATTGCACTGCAGAACTATCATGATACGCACGGCGTCTTCCCTCCCGGTGGAGTGATTGGAACCTGTGCGGGTACACCTCCAACCAATATTTCCGGTAGCCAGGAATGTAGTGGTTTGAGCCTGGGCGGCAACTGGTTGCTGTATATCCTGCCTCAGATGGAACAGAGTTCTCTGTGGGAAAAAGCTGCTCCCATTTTGAGTGGAGACAAAAACCCCCTGGACGCGATGAATAACGTATTCGGTCACTATGCTCCTGCAGCTTATCGCTGCCCGAGCCATCCCTGGGATCGTCGTTCGAACGTCTCGTTCCGTGCCCTGGAGCACATGTCACGCGGTAACTACGCTGCCAACTACGGTTCAGGCAACCTGACCGAGTCTTACACGAATACCCATGCTGGTGTCTTTACCATCAACTCCGCAGTCGGAATTCGGGACATCAAAGATGGTACCAGCAATACGCTGCTGACCGGCGAGGTCATGTACCTCAACGATAATACCTCCGATGCCCGCGGTGCCTGGGTTTATTCCGGCATGGGTGGTTCCGCTTTCAGTACAGGTCGGAACCCCAATTCAACAACCGCCGACATCCTGGCCAGCTGTAGCACCACTACCGAGCTGCCTTGTACCGCCGGAAACGACGGAACCCAGATTGCGGCTTCCCGCAGTCATCATACCGGAGGCGTCCAGGTCGGACTGGCCGACGGTTCCTGCCGGTTCATCTCTGAAAATATCAGCCAGGCCATCTATCAGGCCCTGGGAACCCGCGCTAACCGGGAAGTGATTGATAACTTCTAA
- a CDS encoding endonuclease/exonuclease/phosphatase family protein, with the protein MLQSCRFSIPSLLKCSLWLTAIALVFSNSLDTQRVHAADSLRVLCYNIHYGQGTDGKYDVARLAKVIAQTKPDLVALQEVDVGVKRSNRVHEAQRLSELTGLEVRFGPTQHYEGGLFGNAVLTRLPILDVMIQPLPYTESTPERVTYPRGAIVVTVKGPDGKPLRFISTHFQHNVPEDRVAEAKAINQYFASESEVPTILAGDMNARPEEEPIQVLLKRWTNAIDKDATPTAPATKPRSRIDYIFYRPAARFEVIETKVINEPLASDHRPVFAILKLTQE; encoded by the coding sequence ATGCTGCAGTCTTGCCGTTTCTCAATCCCCTCTTTATTAAAATGTTCGCTCTGGCTGACAGCCATCGCTCTCGTCTTCAGTAACAGCCTTGATACACAGCGCGTGCACGCCGCTGATTCCCTGCGTGTGCTCTGTTACAACATTCATTACGGACAGGGAACCGATGGCAAATACGATGTAGCCCGGCTGGCGAAAGTAATTGCACAGACCAAGCCGGACCTGGTTGCCCTGCAGGAAGTTGATGTGGGCGTGAAACGTTCCAATCGCGTTCACGAAGCACAACGCCTGTCGGAACTGACGGGACTCGAAGTTCGCTTCGGACCAACACAGCATTACGAAGGGGGCCTGTTTGGCAATGCAGTGCTGACGCGCCTGCCGATTCTGGATGTGATGATCCAGCCACTCCCCTACACCGAAAGTACGCCCGAACGGGTGACTTATCCGCGGGGCGCAATCGTTGTGACCGTGAAGGGTCCCGATGGGAAGCCGCTACGATTCATCAGCACGCACTTTCAACATAATGTGCCTGAAGATCGGGTCGCGGAAGCCAAAGCCATCAATCAGTACTTCGCGTCCGAGTCTGAAGTCCCCACGATCCTGGCGGGAGACATGAATGCCCGCCCGGAAGAGGAACCGATTCAGGTTCTGCTCAAACGCTGGACTAACGCCATCGATAAAGACGCCACCCCAACCGCGCCTGCGACGAAGCCCCGCTCCCGGATTGATTACATCTTTTATCGACCTGCGGCCCGTTTTGAAGTCATCGAAACCAAAGTCATCAATGAACCGCTGGCCTCGGATCACCGTCCAGTGTTTGCCATCCTGAAACTCACACAGGAGTAA
- a CDS encoding c-type cytochrome, with translation MRNCLSWMCLIALLLTSVAQSVRGAEQQATPVSSIRVQPGFQVELLRSAQAGESSWISMTFDDRGRVILGLDDVGLGRLTFKDNTGKVAFEKIDDKLKHCRGVLYAHDSLYISETNGEGLHRFQDTNGDGQFDQRQLLKSLDYRSRFGHGSNQLVLGPDKNIYLVVGNDVSFPEGVSPQSPYRDPQNDQLLPNPHDAGQDDRVGYILKTDPAGKTWEILAGGFRNQVDIAFNPEGEMFTYDADMEWDIGQPWYRPTRINHIIPGGEYGWRWGTGKWPEYYADSLPSTLNTGLGSPTGMVFGTQSRFPTRFKNAMYIADWQNGRILLVDLIPAGASYQCQYEVFLEGGPLNVCDMQFGPDGALYFITGGRGSQSGLYRVTPRADQSPTSQAPEISAQDRQQGEAARRLRRNLEPYLNSTVPEIDVLWTHLSSDDRWLRFTARKALEHQDVSRWREQALSETAPVAAIEALIALCHQGTPQDRDAVLTALNRIDISTRSQEQLLALLRAYELGCIRLGKPTSAQAATIRERLSPLFPHATSSANHMLCELLVYLNDDSVVPRAMTLLTETSPQEDQIRTARALTQASRGWTPKTQRQFLAWLGSARHFTGGKQLTERLRDIRVDFLKLLSDKQQSEFSEEIAALDKPLEVEEVVPARPVVKDWQLTDLEPHLASVTQNRSFKNARQALLAANCLKCHRIGSTGAQIGPDLSNVGKRFDSRAILESIIEPSKVMDPKYLYTVYVLSSGKIVTGRPVGVSKTTITVETDPIRQTTVPVLREEIEEAVLSKTSPMPASLINVLTQEDILDLLAYLKAGGDPGAAAFQQSN, from the coding sequence ATGCGAAACTGTCTTTCCTGGATGTGCCTTATCGCCCTGCTGCTTACGAGTGTCGCTCAGAGTGTGCGCGGTGCAGAACAACAGGCGACGCCGGTAAGTTCGATCCGCGTGCAGCCCGGTTTTCAGGTGGAACTGCTGCGTTCGGCGCAGGCGGGAGAAAGCTCCTGGATCAGCATGACCTTCGATGATCGGGGGCGCGTGATCCTGGGACTGGACGATGTCGGTCTGGGTCGACTCACTTTCAAAGATAATACGGGCAAAGTCGCGTTCGAAAAAATCGACGACAAGTTAAAACACTGTCGTGGCGTGTTATATGCCCACGACAGTCTGTATATCAGTGAGACGAACGGCGAGGGACTGCATCGATTCCAGGATACGAATGGCGACGGTCAGTTCGATCAGCGGCAGTTGCTGAAATCACTGGATTACCGCAGCCGGTTCGGTCATGGCAGCAATCAGCTCGTACTTGGCCCCGACAAAAACATCTATCTGGTTGTCGGCAACGATGTCTCGTTTCCGGAGGGAGTCTCCCCCCAGTCTCCCTATCGCGATCCGCAGAACGATCAACTGCTGCCCAACCCGCATGACGCCGGTCAGGATGATCGCGTCGGCTACATTCTCAAGACCGACCCGGCAGGGAAAACCTGGGAGATTCTCGCGGGGGGATTTCGGAACCAGGTCGACATCGCCTTTAACCCCGAAGGGGAGATGTTTACCTACGACGCCGACATGGAATGGGATATCGGCCAACCCTGGTATCGCCCGACCCGCATCAATCATATTATTCCCGGCGGCGAGTATGGCTGGCGGTGGGGAACCGGCAAGTGGCCCGAGTATTATGCTGACAGTCTGCCCAGCACGCTCAACACGGGCCTGGGTTCTCCAACCGGGATGGTCTTCGGCACCCAGAGTCGCTTTCCGACCCGCTTCAAAAACGCCATGTATATCGCCGACTGGCAGAATGGACGCATCCTGCTCGTGGATCTGATTCCTGCGGGAGCCAGCTATCAGTGTCAGTATGAAGTCTTTCTGGAAGGGGGGCCGCTGAATGTGTGTGACATGCAGTTCGGTCCCGATGGTGCGCTGTATTTCATCACTGGAGGTCGCGGCTCGCAATCGGGTCTGTATCGCGTGACGCCGCGAGCCGATCAGAGTCCGACTTCCCAGGCTCCTGAAATCAGTGCGCAAGACCGTCAGCAGGGAGAAGCCGCCCGCCGGTTGAGGCGGAACCTCGAACCATATCTCAACTCCACGGTGCCTGAGATCGATGTACTCTGGACACACTTGAGCAGTGACGACCGCTGGCTGCGTTTCACCGCCCGCAAGGCACTGGAACATCAGGATGTCTCCCGCTGGCGTGAGCAGGCACTTTCAGAGACGGCGCCGGTCGCAGCAATCGAGGCGTTGATTGCCCTGTGTCATCAGGGAACCCCTCAAGATCGAGACGCGGTCCTGACAGCACTGAACCGGATCGATATCAGCACGCGATCGCAGGAACAGTTACTGGCGTTACTGCGTGCGTATGAACTCGGTTGTATTCGACTCGGCAAACCGACGTCAGCCCAGGCCGCGACAATCAGAGAGCGACTGAGCCCCCTGTTTCCGCATGCGACCAGCAGCGCGAATCACATGTTGTGTGAACTGCTGGTCTATCTGAACGATGATTCGGTCGTCCCCCGTGCGATGACGCTGCTCACAGAAACATCGCCCCAGGAAGATCAGATCCGCACCGCCCGTGCCTTGACTCAGGCCTCGCGCGGCTGGACTCCGAAAACTCAGCGTCAGTTCCTTGCCTGGCTGGGTTCAGCCCGCCACTTTACGGGAGGTAAGCAGCTGACCGAACGGCTCCGTGATATTCGCGTGGACTTCCTGAAGTTACTCAGCGACAAACAACAGTCGGAGTTCAGCGAGGAGATCGCTGCCCTCGACAAACCGCTGGAAGTGGAAGAAGTGGTTCCCGCGCGGCCTGTGGTAAAAGACTGGCAACTGACCGACCTCGAACCGCACCTGGCTTCAGTGACACAGAACCGTTCCTTCAAAAACGCGCGACAGGCGTTGCTGGCGGCGAACTGTCTCAAGTGTCATCGGATCGGTTCCACGGGGGCGCAGATCGGCCCGGATCTCTCGAATGTCGGCAAACGCTTTGACAGCCGGGCGATTCTGGAGTCGATTATTGAACCGTCCAAAGTGATGGATCCGAAATACCTTTATACTGTCTACGTCCTCAGTAGCGGAAAAATCGTGACCGGCAGACCGGTGGGGGTCAGCAAGACCACCATCACCGTTGAAACCGATCCGATTCGTCAGACCACGGTGCCTGTGCTCCGCGAGGAAATCGAGGAAGCCGTGCTTTCGAAGACGTCACCCATGCCTGCCAGTTTGATCAATGTGCTCACGCAGGAAGACATTCTGGATCTGCTGGCCTACCTCAAGGCGGGTGGCGATCCCGGAGCGGCCGCCTTTCAGCAGTCGAATTGA
- the yaaA gene encoding peroxide stress protein YaaA: protein MLTVLSPAKSLNLDPQKQTSKYSTPEFLEEAETLVNKLKRMSRKALGELMSISDDLSELNHGRFNEWSLPFTTQNAKQAVLTFNGDVYQGLNASQFKARDLAYAQDHLRILSGLYGVLRPLDLMQAYRLEMGTSLKTRQGNSLYDFWGDKITESLKADLDQQKQRALVNLASNEYFKSVKPRQLGCPVITPVFKEIKDGKSRTIALFAKQARGRMAAWMIQNRIDAPEDLTGFNLDGYEYQPDESTDSKLTFSRPQPPPVGKK, encoded by the coding sequence ATGCTGACAGTACTTTCCCCGGCCAAATCACTGAACCTGGATCCCCAGAAACAGACTTCGAAATATTCGACGCCCGAATTCCTTGAGGAAGCGGAAACGCTCGTCAATAAACTGAAGCGGATGTCGCGGAAAGCGCTGGGCGAACTGATGAGCATCAGTGACGATCTGTCTGAATTGAACCATGGCCGATTCAATGAATGGTCGCTTCCGTTTACGACACAGAATGCCAAGCAGGCCGTGCTGACGTTTAACGGGGATGTTTACCAGGGCCTGAATGCCAGTCAGTTCAAAGCCCGCGATCTGGCGTATGCCCAGGATCACCTGCGGATTTTATCCGGTCTGTACGGCGTGCTGCGTCCGCTCGATCTGATGCAGGCCTATCGGCTGGAAATGGGAACCAGCCTCAAGACGCGGCAGGGAAATTCGCTGTATGATTTCTGGGGCGATAAAATCACCGAGTCACTCAAGGCGGATCTCGACCAACAGAAACAGCGGGCCCTGGTGAATCTCGCTTCGAATGAATACTTCAAATCGGTGAAACCCAGACAACTCGGATGTCCGGTGATTACGCCGGTCTTCAAGGAAATCAAGGATGGCAAATCGCGGACCATCGCGCTGTTCGCGAAGCAGGCCCGCGGTCGGATGGCGGCCTGGATGATACAGAACCGCATCGATGCCCCGGAAGATCTGACCGGATTCAACCTGGATGGTTACGAGTACCAGCCCGATGAATCGACTGACAGCAAACTGACCTTTTCCCGCCCGCAACCACCGCCGGTCGGAAAAAAATAA
- a CDS encoding methyltransferase — protein MTEHALHQQLDQMITGYWTSQAIYAAAKLGIADLLVDQPQTAAQLASATDTNAGALYRVLRALASIGIFEENKQQEFTLTPMAEFLRSDVPGSKRALAMMSGDEQFQCWSEIMYSVKTGKTSFDKVFGQPIFEYLSQHEDKGQIFDQAMMGIHGRETGEIMQAYDFSGIQTLVDVGGGNGSNIAHILQQYPEMQGILFDLPHVVERAQPHIEAAGLSERCEIVGGNFFEAVPGNADAWFMRHIIHDWDDEKSLTILKNCHTAMPADAKLLVVESVIPAGNEPFAGKFLDLVMLMIPGGKERTAEEYRSLFAEAGFELTRIIPTESELSIIECVKQ, from the coding sequence ATGACGGAGCATGCACTGCATCAGCAACTGGACCAGATGATTACCGGCTACTGGACATCCCAGGCTATTTATGCAGCGGCGAAACTCGGAATCGCCGACCTGCTGGTCGACCAGCCCCAGACGGCAGCCCAACTCGCGTCCGCTACCGACACGAATGCCGGCGCCCTGTATCGGGTGTTGCGTGCATTGGCCAGCATCGGGATCTTTGAGGAAAACAAACAGCAGGAATTCACGTTAACGCCGATGGCGGAATTTCTGCGGAGCGATGTCCCCGGTTCCAAGCGGGCGCTGGCGATGATGTCGGGTGATGAGCAGTTCCAGTGCTGGAGCGAGATCATGTACAGCGTAAAGACCGGGAAGACCTCGTTCGACAAGGTCTTTGGTCAGCCGATCTTCGAATACCTGTCTCAGCATGAAGACAAAGGCCAGATTTTCGATCAGGCGATGATGGGCATTCATGGCCGGGAAACCGGAGAGATCATGCAGGCCTACGATTTCTCAGGCATTCAGACCCTGGTTGACGTGGGCGGCGGAAACGGTTCGAACATTGCCCACATTCTGCAACAGTACCCCGAGATGCAGGGGATTCTGTTCGACCTGCCTCACGTTGTCGAACGGGCTCAGCCGCACATTGAGGCAGCGGGACTGAGTGAGCGCTGCGAAATCGTGGGAGGCAACTTCTTTGAAGCGGTGCCCGGGAACGCGGATGCCTGGTTTATGCGGCACATCATTCATGACTGGGACGATGAAAAGTCGCTCACGATTCTCAAAAACTGTCACACCGCGATGCCTGCAGACGCTAAACTGCTGGTTGTGGAAAGTGTGATCCCGGCCGGCAACGAACCGTTCGCCGGCAAGTTCCTGGACCTGGTGATGCTGATGATCCCCGGCGGTAAGGAACGGACGGCTGAAGAGTATCGCAGCCTGTTCGCCGAGGCGGGCTTTGAGCTGACGCGCATCATCCCGACGGAATCCGAGCTGAGCATTATCGAATGCGTTAAGCAGTAG